Proteins from a genomic interval of Youhaiella tibetensis:
- a CDS encoding helix-turn-helix domain-containing protein: MTPLGAKLRALREERGVTLKEMAKALNVSSAYLSALEHGRRGKPTWFLLQRIIAYFNVIWDEAEELQRLAELSDPKVTIDTGGLPPEATELTNRLQKEIARLTPDDLAFLRNEVIRRSTRREPSA; this comes from the coding sequence ATGACCCCGCTCGGCGCCAAGCTGCGGGCGTTGCGCGAGGAGCGCGGCGTCACGCTCAAGGAAATGGCCAAGGCGCTCAATGTCTCGAGCGCCTATCTTTCGGCCCTCGAGCATGGGCGCCGGGGCAAGCCCACCTGGTTCCTGCTCCAGCGCATCATCGCCTATTTCAACGTCATCTGGGACGAAGCCGAAGAGCTCCAGCGCCTCGCCGAACTCTCCGACCCCAAGGTCACCATCGATACCGGCGGCCTGCCGCCCGAGGCCACCGAACTCACCAACCGGCTGCAGAAGGAAATCGCCAGGCTGACGCCCGACGACCTGGCATTCCTGCGCAACGAGGTCATCCGCCGCTCGACGCGCCGCGAGCCTAGCGCTTGA